The DNA segment CTATTATGATATTGGACACGAAGCAGGAGAAATGGCTGCTCAAATTTTAAAAGGTGAGAAAACAACTTCAGAATTACCAGTTCAATACCCACAAAACTTAAAATTGTTAATTAACAAACAAGCAGCTAACGATATGGGTATTGAGTTAAAGCCTGAGTGGGAGAGCATGGCTGAATTTACAGAATAAAGTAAAGGGTTCATCAGTGGGGTGCTTATGTACCTCTTCTGATGAAATTATGGAATTACTGAAGCTTGTGTATTATACTCAAGCTTTCTGTTTTTAGAAGGTAAGTATTGCACGAATTAATGTATAAAAAAGTATACTTTTGAGAGGGTGAGCGTTTATGTTTACAGCAACATTTGGAGCAATCGAATCTGGCGTTATCTATGCAATTATGGCTCTAGGGGTTTACCTCTCGTTTCGTATTCTTGATTTTCCAGATTTAACGGTCGATGGAAGTTTTGTTACAGGAGCTGCCGTATCTGCAGTTCTTATTGTAAATGGAGTTAATCCATTTTTAGCAACAGTGGTTGCACTCATCGCAGGGTTTATAGCAGGTTGTATGACAGGTATTCTTCATACGAAAGGGAAAATTAATCCTTTATTATCTGGTATTCTCATGATGATTGCTTTGTATTCTATTAATTTAAGAATTATGGGACGATCCAATGTACCACTCATTCAACAAGAGACATCTCTTTCGATTATAAAAGATTTCTGGCAGTCATTAGGATTTGATACGGGGTTGAACGCGTTATTTTCTAGCATTGGTTTCGGAGAAAATTTACCAAAGACGTGGTCAATTTTAATTATTATGTTAATTGTTACACTTATAATTAAGTTTGCAACTGATTGGTTTCTACGTACAGAAGTCGGTCTTGCACTTAGAGCGACAGGTGATAACGAGCGTATGATTCGTAGTTTCTCTGCAAATACGGATGGACTTACAATCCTTGGTTTAGGTATTTCAAATGCACTTGTTGCATTCTCAGGTGCATTAATTGCCCAATATAATGCCTTTAGTGATGTAGGTATGGGAATTGGGATGATTATTATCGGATTAGCTTCAGTTATTATTGGTGAAGCATTATTTGGTACAAAAACAATTGCTCGTACAACACTAGCGGTAATTGGTGGAGCAATTATTTATCGCCTCGTAGTAAGCTGGGCCCTGCGAGTGGAATTCCTTGAAACTGGTGATATGAAATTAAT comes from the Bacillus solimangrovi genome and includes:
- a CDS encoding ABC transporter permease encodes the protein MFTATFGAIESGVIYAIMALGVYLSFRILDFPDLTVDGSFVTGAAVSAVLIVNGVNPFLATVVALIAGFIAGCMTGILHTKGKINPLLSGILMMIALYSINLRIMGRSNVPLIQQETSLSIIKDFWQSLGFDTGLNALFSSIGFGENLPKTWSILIIMLIVTLIIKFATDWFLRTEVGLALRATGDNERMIRSFSANTDGLTILGLGISNALVAFSGALIAQYNAFSDVGMGIGMIIIGLASVIIGEALFGTKTIARTTLAVIGGAIIYRLVVSWALRVEFLETGDMKLITATIVILALIVPKIMDGQREKSRKKKRQAERLAAIRVTENKGGEGVVTSKSDL